GGTCGGCGTCGGAGATGCACTTGACCGGGCTGGACCGGGACACCCCGCGCGGGTCGAAACCGACGATGTCGAAGCGGTCGGTGATCGACGCCGGCAACCCGCCGAAGGCCTGGCCGAAGGAGAGGTAGACCGCGGTGTCCACCCCGGACCCGCCCGGCCCGCCGGGGTTGATCACCAGCGAGCCGATCCGGTCCCGCTGCTTCGACGAGCGGGCCCGCAGCAACGCGATCTCGAAGGTCTCCCCGGCGCCCGGCCCGGCGGTCGCCCCGGCCCCGGCGCCCCAGTTGCGCGGCACGGCGATCTTCGCGCAGTCGTACCGCATGCCGGGCGCGCCGCGACCGACCAGCTCCTCCGCGACCTCCGGGCAGGCCCGCCAGGTCGGCGCGGTGCCCGGCGCCGCCGCCTTCTCGGCGCTGCCCGGCACGAACGCCGGCAGCGTGCAGCCGGCGGCGAGCAGCGCGCCCGAGACGAGTCCGGCCAGGGTGAGCCGGACCCGGCGGATCCGGTGGGATGTGCGGGTCACCAGCGAGCCTCCGTGATCGTTTTCCGGCCCAGGCTACGCCGGACCGGTCGCCGCCGGCTCGACGGTCGCCGCCGGGTCACCCCGCAGCACCTGGTCCACGTCGAAGCGGACCGGACGGTCGAGCTGGTCGTAGCGGCAGGACCGGGGATCACGGTCGGGCCGCCAGCGGACGAACCGGGCGGTGTGCCGGAACCGGTCGCCCTCCATCGCGTCGTACGCCACCTCGACCACCAGTTCGGGACGCAGCGGCTCCCACTCCAGGTTCTTGGTGCCCGTCCACCGGCTCACCCCGCCGGGGATGCGCTGGCCGCGCTCGTGGTCGCCGTGCACCCACGGGTGGTCGCCGTCGACGTCCCGGTAGGGGGCCAGCTCCTCCAGCAGCTCCTGGCGGCGGGCCATGGTGAACGACGCGCTCACCCCCACGTGGTGCAGCACCCCGTCGTCGTCGTGGAGGCCGAGCAGCAGGGAGCCGACCACCGGCCCCGACTTGTGCCACCGGAAGCCGGCCACCACCACGTCGGCGGTGCGGGCGTGCTTGACCTTGGACATCAGCCGCTTGCCCGGCTCGTACGGCAGGTCGGCCGGCTTGACGATCAACCCGTCCAGCCCGGCGCCCTCGAACACCTCGAACCAGCGGCGGGCCGTCTCGGGATCGGTGGTGACCTGGGTGACGTGCACCGGCGGACGAACCCCGGCCAGCGCCGCCGCCAACCGGGCCCGACGCTGCGGATAGGGCGCGCCGGTCAGCAGCTCGTCGTCGAGGGCGAGCAGGTCGAAGGCGACGAAGTCGGCGGGGGTCGTCTCGGCGAGCAGCTTCACCCGGGAGGCGGCCGGGTGGATGCGCTGGGCGAGCAGTTCGAAGTCGAGCCGGGGCTGCCCGCCCGGGCCGTCCCGGCGGATCACGATCAGCTCGCCGTCGACCGCGCAGCGCGCGGGCAACTGCCGGCGGGCCTGCTCGACCACCTCGGGGAAGTAGCGGGTCATCGACTTGCCGCCCCGGCTGGCCAGCTCGACCTCGTCGCCGTCGCGGAACACGATGCACCGGAAGCCGTCCCACTTCGGCTCGTACGTCAGGCCGGGATCGGTGGGCAACCGGGCCACGCTCTTCGCCAGCATCGGTTCGACCGGCGGATTGATCGGCAGGTCCACGGCGACCAGTCAACCAGACGGCACCGACAGTCGTGAGGCAGATCACCGTCGGCAGTGGTACGGCGTGTCCGGGGTCGGTCCCGTTCGTCCCTGCCGTACGGATGGTGTCCGCGCAGCTCGGAGCTAGCGTCGCCGGGTGAGGTTGGTGTGCTGCTGCTGCGGGCGCTACCAGGTCACCGTGGAGCTGGTCCGGGGCCGGCACCGGTACCGCCTGACCCACCGCTATCCGGCCCGTTTCGGCGGCGGCAAGAACGTCCTCGGTGAGGTGGGCACCGTGGTCGAGTTGGAGGAGCTGCTGCGCCGGCGTACCCCGCTCGGCCTGGCCGACCTGCGCGAGGCCGCCTGATCCCGACGCCGGTCGGATGGTGGACGCCCCCCGTCTCGCGCGACCACGTGGACCCGTCCCGTGCTGTTCCTGCTGGCCCCGGCGCGCGCCCGGCCCGGCGCTCGACCGTCGCCCTGGGTGGGGTGCCGGAGCGCGCGGGGCGCGCTCCGGCACCCGCGCCGTCAGCTGTTGACGATCAGGCTGGCGATCTGGTTGTAGATCAGGTGGGCCTTGGCGCCCTGGTTCGACGGGCAACCGCCGAGGTGGTGCAGGGCGATGACCCGGTGGTTGGCGTCCAGCACCGGCGAGCCCGAGTTGCCGCCGGAGGTGT
This genomic interval from Micromonospora coxensis contains the following:
- a CDS encoding ATP-dependent DNA ligase → MDLPINPPVEPMLAKSVARLPTDPGLTYEPKWDGFRCIVFRDGDEVELASRGGKSMTRYFPEVVEQARRQLPARCAVDGELIVIRRDGPGGQPRLDFELLAQRIHPAASRVKLLAETTPADFVAFDLLALDDELLTGAPYPQRRARLAAALAGVRPPVHVTQVTTDPETARRWFEVFEGAGLDGLIVKPADLPYEPGKRLMSKVKHARTADVVVAGFRWHKSGPVVGSLLLGLHDDDGVLHHVGVSASFTMARRQELLEELAPYRDVDGDHPWVHGDHERGQRIPGGVSRWTGTKNLEWEPLRPELVVEVAYDAMEGDRFRHTARFVRWRPDRDPRSCRYDQLDRPVRFDVDQVLRGDPAATVEPAATGPA